One window of Gemmatimonadaceae bacterium genomic DNA carries:
- a CDS encoding universal stress protein: MYRHILVPLENSSYDAAILDHVRTLATLCNARVTLMHVADGFAARNIQSLKLRESEEMRADRAYLDQCVAGLAGAALDVDSVLASGDPAHEICEAAAREACDLIAMATHGHGFLNDVVRGSVANAVRHRSLVPVLLVRGMPAATTTRRTPR; encoded by the coding sequence ATGTACCGGCACATCCTCGTCCCGCTCGAGAACTCGTCGTACGATGCGGCGATTCTGGACCACGTGCGCACGCTGGCCACGCTCTGCAACGCGCGCGTGACGCTGATGCACGTGGCCGACGGCTTCGCCGCGCGGAACATCCAGTCGCTGAAGCTGCGCGAGTCGGAGGAGATGCGCGCCGACCGCGCCTACCTGGACCAGTGTGTCGCCGGGCTGGCCGGCGCTGCGCTGGACGTGGACTCGGTGCTGGCCTCGGGCGACCCGGCGCACGAGATCTGCGAGGCGGCGGCGCGCGAGGCGTGCGACCTGATCGCGATGGCCACGCATGGCCACGGCTTCCTGAACGACGTCGTGCGCGGGAGCGTGGCGAACGCGGTGCGCCACCGGTCGCTGGTGCCGGTGCTGCTCGTCCGCGGCATGCCCGCCGCGACCACCACCCGCCGCACCCCGCGCTGA
- a CDS encoding Nramp family divalent metal transporter, with protein sequence MTVPSRTPGGPAGPAGPTPEPVVLTGDIPAWRRTRVAPSLAEAYRTVPVSQGNWFRKLLAFGGPGYLVAVGYMDPGNWATDLAGGAQFGYSLLYVILLSNLMAVLLQGLASKLGIVTGRDLAQACRDAYPPRLSFALWIIAELAIAACDLAEVIGTAIALQLLFGISLPVGVTLTALDVLVVLWLQGKGFRLLEAMVIALVAIVGICFLFELVLSRPDVGGVLRGFVPGPEILGNRDMLYIAIGILGATVMPHNLYLHSSIVQTRKYEETTEGKREAVRFAFADSTIALTFALGINAAILIVSAATFHTTGNSGVAEIQDAWKLLTPLLGAGASTAFALALLASGQNSTLTGTLAGQIVMEGFLNLRLQPWVRRLITRAIAIVPAVVVSILYGASGTSRLLVLSQVILSLQLSFAVFPLVMFTSDRRKMGEFVNARWLTALAWLIAITIASLNAWLLFQVVRDWLT encoded by the coding sequence ATGACCGTACCGAGCCGGACGCCGGGTGGTCCGGCAGGGCCTGCCGGGCCGACACCCGAGCCTGTCGTCCTCACCGGCGACATCCCGGCCTGGCGCCGCACGCGCGTCGCCCCCTCCCTTGCCGAGGCGTACCGCACGGTCCCGGTCAGTCAGGGCAACTGGTTCCGGAAACTCCTCGCCTTCGGCGGACCGGGATACCTGGTCGCGGTGGGCTACATGGACCCGGGCAACTGGGCCACCGACCTCGCCGGCGGCGCCCAGTTCGGCTACTCGCTCCTCTACGTCATCCTGCTCAGCAACCTGATGGCCGTCCTGCTCCAGGGACTGGCCTCCAAGCTGGGCATCGTCACGGGGCGCGACCTCGCGCAGGCCTGCCGCGACGCCTATCCGCCGCGCCTGTCCTTCGCGCTCTGGATCATCGCCGAGCTGGCCATCGCGGCCTGCGACCTGGCCGAGGTGATCGGCACCGCCATCGCCCTCCAGCTCCTCTTCGGCATCTCGCTCCCGGTCGGCGTCACGCTCACCGCCCTCGACGTGCTCGTCGTGCTCTGGCTGCAGGGCAAGGGCTTCCGGCTGCTCGAGGCGATGGTCATCGCGCTGGTTGCCATCGTCGGGATCTGCTTCCTGTTCGAGCTCGTGCTCTCCCGCCCCGACGTCGGCGGCGTGCTGCGTGGCTTCGTGCCCGGCCCGGAGATCCTCGGCAACCGCGACATGCTCTACATCGCCATCGGCATCCTCGGCGCCACCGTCATGCCGCACAACCTCTACCTGCACTCCAGCATCGTGCAGACGCGCAAGTACGAGGAGACCACCGAGGGCAAGCGCGAGGCGGTCCGCTTCGCGTTCGCCGACTCCACCATCGCCCTCACCTTCGCACTCGGCATCAACGCCGCGATCCTGATCGTCTCCGCCGCCACCTTCCACACCACCGGCAACAGCGGCGTGGCCGAGATCCAGGATGCGTGGAAACTGCTCACGCCGCTGCTCGGTGCCGGCGCCAGCACCGCGTTCGCGCTGGCCCTGCTGGCCTCGGGGCAGAATTCCACCCTCACCGGCACGCTCGCCGGCCAGATCGTGATGGAGGGGTTCCTCAACCTCCGCCTCCAGCCGTGGGTGCGCCGCCTCATCACGCGGGCGATCGCGATTGTACCGGCGGTGGTGGTCAGTATCTTGTACGGCGCCAGCGGCACCTCACGACTCCTCGTCCTCAGTCAGGTGATTCTCAGCCTGCAGCTCTCGTTCGCGGTCTTCCCGCTGGTGATGTTCACGTCCGACCGCCGCAAGATGGGCGAGTTCGTGAACGCCCGGTGGCTGACGGCGCTCGCCTGGTTGATCGCGATCACGATCGCGTCGCTCAACGCGTGGCTGCTGTTCCAGGTCGTGCGCGACTGGCTCACCTGA
- a CDS encoding metal-dependent transcriptional regulator: MDRHRATPAAPALTAPVEDYLKAIYDIQQGGKAATTNALAERLLLAPASVSGMVRRLAAQGLLEHEPYRGARLTASGRAAALRTLRRHRVLESYLATVLGVPWDDVHAEAEQLEHAASDALIDRMAHALGDPRFDPHGAPIPTRDGTVDETRHSSLAEWPVGTIGIVMSVSDKDPVMLRYLGELELRPGAMVNVQARAPYDGPIEVMVGSVLRQIGPTAARAVRIADRA; encoded by the coding sequence GTGGACCGCCACCGCGCCACACCCGCCGCCCCGGCGCTCACGGCGCCGGTCGAGGATTACCTCAAGGCGATCTACGACATCCAGCAGGGCGGGAAGGCCGCCACCACCAACGCGCTCGCCGAGCGGCTGCTGCTCGCGCCGGCGAGCGTGAGCGGGATGGTGCGCCGCCTCGCCGCACAGGGCCTGCTGGAGCACGAGCCGTATCGCGGCGCGCGCCTCACGGCGAGCGGCCGCGCGGCCGCCCTCCGCACCCTGCGCCGCCACCGCGTGCTCGAGAGCTACCTCGCCACCGTCCTCGGCGTGCCATGGGACGACGTGCACGCGGAGGCGGAGCAGCTGGAGCATGCCGCGAGCGACGCGCTTATCGATCGCATGGCACACGCCCTCGGGGATCCCCGCTTCGACCCGCACGGCGCGCCGATCCCCACCCGTGACGGCACGGTCGACGAGACGCGCCACAGCTCCCTCGCCGAGTGGCCCGTGGGAACCATCGGCATCGTCATGAGCGTCAGTGACAAGGATCCCGTGATGCTCCGCTACCTCGGCGAACTCGAACTGCGACCTGGTGCCATGGTGAACGTGCAGGCCCGCGCCCCGTACGACGGCCCGATCGAGGTGATGGTGGGCAGCGTGCTGCGCCAGATCGGTCCCACCGCCGCCCGCGCCGTCCGCATCGCCGACCGCGCGTGA